TAGAGAACTGCCGCGACGACTGCATACCAAAACCAGGGTGCCATGGGTTGTTTTGTAGCGAAGATAACTCTGGAACTCAAATGCCGTCTCTTTGCAGATCGGCTGCCGCGGCCACGGTGGCCTCGGTGCCGGGCGGGTTTTCATACCAGCCGGGATCATCATAGCTGGTGAGGTTTTCGCGCACTTTCAAAATGGTGAACATTCCACCCATCGTGATGTAGTCATGCGGACCTTCGCCGCCAACCATGGGCAGGCTGTTGTTGGGAACGGCCATGCCCATGTCTCCCATATCGCCCATGCCGTCGCTGCCCATTGTCATGTAACCCGGAAGTAATTTCTGGCGCAGTTTTTTGTCGAAAGCACCGGTGTCTTCCACGCCGATGAGGTTCGGGTTGCCGTGGCCCATTTGATTCATGACATGGTGCGTCATGTGACAATGCATCGCCCAATCGCCGGGGTTGTTGGCCACAAATTCAATCGTGCGTGTCTGGCCCACAGCGACCAAAACCGTGGTGTCGGGATGTTGCGCCGACTCGGGCACATCGCCGCCGTCCGTCGCGGTGATCCGAAAATAATAACCATGCAAGTGGATTGGGTGATGATCCATCGCGCTCAAGTTTCCGAGGCGAATGCGGACGTGGTCGCCCTTCTTGACCACGAGCGGAGCGGTGCCGGGGAAGACGCGGGCGTTCATCGTCAGGACATTGAAATCGGTCATCTCATTCGGATCGGGCCGCGTGGTGCCGGGGACGATTTTCCATTCGCTGAGCATGATGGCGAAGTCGCGGTCGGGCCGTTTTTCTTCCTTCGGGTGAATGACAAACATCCCCATGAGGCCGAGGCCCATCTGGGTCATTTCGTCGTGATGCGAGTGATACATCAGGGTTCCATGCTGAATCAAATCGAACTCGTATCGAAAAGTTTCCTGCGGCTGGATCGCTTTCTGGCTGAGTCCGCCCACGCCATCCATTCCGCTCGGGACGAGCACGCCATGCCAGTGAACCGTGGTCGCGGCGGGCAGTTTGTTCGTTACATAAATGCGCACGCGATCTCCCTCGACCGCCTCGATGGTCGGCCCGTGCACCATGCCATTGTAGCCCCAGCAATCGGCGACCAAACCCGGCGCAAACTCCCGGCGCACCGGCTCGGCGATGAGGTGGAAAACCTTCACGCCATCGACCATTTTCCAGGGGAGTGACATTCCATTGGGCGTGATGACGGGGCGATACCGATCGTCCGTGTCGCTCTGGGGCGTCGCCATTTGGGAATGATCCATCGCTTCTGCGCCGAAGACGCGTTGAGCCACGGCGATGCCTCCGGCGAGGGCGGCGGCTCCAGAGAAAAAACGGCGGCGGGTGAGTCGTGTGTCAGTCATAAAATGTCAGTCTTTGGAATGGTCGGTGGTGAGAACATCGAGGCTGCCACCGAGAGCGGCTTCCAGTTTGCAGCGGGAAATCCAGTAATCGCGCAGGGTTTCGACGCTGCCGCGCTCGGCTTCCAATTCATCCTGCCGCGCGCGAATGAGTTCATAGAACCCCGTCAGCATGCCGTTGTATTCGAGTTGCGTGCCCTTCACGATTTCCTGTTGCTGCGGAAGCAATTCGTCGCGGTAAAACTCCGCCAGATCGCGGGCGGCGATCAAGCCATCGCGTGCCTCCCGCGCCTCGGAACGCACGTCGATGGCGCGACCTTGCAACGCCCATTGCGCTTGCTTGAATTCAGCGCGACGACGAGCCAGTTCGGGGAGTCCATTGTTAAAAATCGGCAACTCGACTTCGATATTCGGGCCGGCCATTTGAGTTCCATCGATATCGCGCTCGTAATCCACTCCCAGCCGAATGCTCGACGGGAACATCCGCGTCTTGCCTTGAATCCCAAGACTCGTCGCGGCAAGCGTGAGTTGAGCCCGGCCAATTTCCAGATCGGTGCGACGGGAAACGGCGACGCTTTCCACGTTTTGCAAAGGGATTTCGCGCTTCGGCAAAAGCGGGAGCTTGGCGGCTATTTTCCAATTCGTCGCGGTGCCCCAGAGTCCGAGCAGGCGATTCAGCGCCTCGCGTTTCTGGCTGATTTCCGCCCGGCTTTGGGCCACTGCGAGACGCGATTTGGAGTGGATCGCCTGTTGCTGCACGAGGCGCAGGCGGGTGATGTTGCCCGCTTCGCGCTGTTTTTTGGCGAATTCGGCGGAAGCTTCGTTGGATTCCACGACCAGTTCTTCGTGAGCGAGGAGTTGCATCGCCGCCTGCAATTCGTAAAACGCCGTTTTCGTTTCCGAGACGAGTTTCAATACATCGTCGGCGAGGGCGAGTTGGGCTCCGTTGTAAGCGAGCGTCGCCAGTTTTTTGCGGAGAGGATTGAGAAATAAATCGGCGATGTCCTGAGAATAGGAAAACTCCAGATTGGTGTTTTTGGCCCCGCGATCGGCCCAGCGGCTTTGCGCGGTGAGCGATGGATTTTTTAAGAGCCCGGCGGCGGCAATGTCGGATTGGGAAATGCCGAGGGCTTCGTATTTTCCCTGCAACCCGGCGTTGTTCAGCAAAGCGATCTGGGCGGCGCTGTCGGGCGTGAGGGTCTCCTGCAAAAGTGAGTGGACTTTCAGTGCGATCTGCCCGTTTTCGCGGCTGGATTTGACCCAGGTGATGCGCTGGGAAAGTTTCCCCTGCAACGCCTCATCCACGACGTCGACTGCCTGCACGGAAGACACCGCC
This is a stretch of genomic DNA from Chthoniobacterales bacterium. It encodes these proteins:
- a CDS encoding TolC family protein; translation: MKRIVLALLAVSSVQAVDVVDEALQGKLSQRITWVKSSRENGQIALKVHSLLQETLTPDSAAQIALLNNAGLQGKYEALGISQSDIAAAGLLKNPSLTAQSRWADRGAKNTNLEFSYSQDIADLFLNPLRKKLATLAYNGAQLALADDVLKLVSETKTAFYELQAAMQLLAHEELVVESNEASAEFAKKQREAGNITRLRLVQQQAIHSKSRLAVAQSRAEISQKREALNRLLGLWGTATNWKIAAKLPLLPKREIPLQNVESVAVSRRTDLEIGRAQLTLAATSLGIQGKTRMFPSSIRLGVDYERDIDGTQMAGPNIEVELPIFNNGLPELARRRAEFKQAQWALQGRAIDVRSEAREARDGLIAARDLAEFYRDELLPQQQEIVKGTQLEYNGMLTGFYELIRARQDELEAERGSVETLRDYWISRCKLEAALGGSLDVLTTDHSKD
- a CDS encoding copper oxidase, translated to MTDTRLTRRRFFSGAAALAGGIAVAQRVFGAEAMDHSQMATPQSDTDDRYRPVITPNGMSLPWKMVDGVKVFHLIAEPVRREFAPGLVADCWGYNGMVHGPTIEAVEGDRVRIYVTNKLPAATTVHWHGVLVPSGMDGVGGLSQKAIQPQETFRYEFDLIQHGTLMYHSHHDEMTQMGLGLMGMFVIHPKEEKRPDRDFAIMLSEWKIVPGTTRPDPNEMTDFNVLTMNARVFPGTAPLVVKKGDHVRIRLGNLSAMDHHPIHLHGYYFRITATDGGDVPESAQHPDTTVLVAVGQTRTIEFVANNPGDWAMHCHMTHHVMNQMGHGNPNLIGVEDTGAFDKKLRQKLLPGYMTMGSDGMGDMGDMGMAVPNNSLPMVGGEGPHDYITMGGMFTILKVRENLTSYDDPGWYENPPGTEATVAAAADLQRDGI